The following coding sequences are from one Prochlorococcus sp. MIT 0604 window:
- a CDS encoding MBL fold metallo-hydrolase: MISQIKNFLFLILVSSFLPTSLLARNLGIKSLGHSSFLITSADKSILINPFKAIGCASNLKEPKEVNIDFILASSRLPDEGYNPNDQLMFVEPGIYQFEDIILNGISVPHDRVDGRRFGMATVWSWEQNDLKIVHMGGAAGDIDINSQIILSSPDILFISIGGGIKSYNGKEASKIVKLLKPNVVIPVHFERGKKINKECDFSNADLFIENMKDFKVKYVGKDFQIKPKRIDQNTIYIFSN; this comes from the coding sequence ATGATTTCTCAAATTAAAAACTTTTTATTTTTGATATTAGTTAGCTCTTTTTTACCTACCTCATTATTGGCAAGGAACTTAGGAATAAAAAGTTTGGGACATAGTAGTTTTTTAATTACTAGTGCAGATAAATCTATTCTTATAAATCCCTTTAAAGCAATAGGTTGTGCAAGTAATTTAAAGGAGCCAAAAGAAGTCAACATAGATTTTATTTTGGCTAGTTCTAGGCTTCCAGATGAAGGATATAACCCTAATGATCAATTAATGTTCGTTGAGCCAGGAATCTATCAATTTGAGGATATTATATTAAATGGAATTTCTGTACCACATGACAGAGTAGATGGAAGAAGATTTGGGATGGCAACTGTTTGGAGTTGGGAGCAGAATGATCTTAAAATTGTTCATATGGGAGGAGCTGCTGGTGATATTGATATAAACAGTCAAATTATTTTGTCTAGTCCAGATATATTGTTTATTTCAATTGGAGGAGGAATAAAATCTTACAATGGTAAAGAAGCCTCAAAAATAGTTAAGCTTCTAAAACCTAATGTAGTTATTCCTGTTCACTTTGAACGCGGCAAAAAAATTAATAAAGAATGTGATTTCTCAAATGCTGATTTATTTATCGAAAATATGAAAGATTTTAAAGTAAAATATGTTGGAAAAGATTTTCAAATAAAACCTAAAAGAATCGATCAAAATACAATTTATATTTTCAGTAATTAA
- a CDS encoding histidinol-phosphate transaminase — translation MNDFNPLNNLFPKPREEIINMQSYSAPLENRRNLLRLDFNENTLGPSPKVLEALQAIKLDEISIYPEYNFLKKFLCDKYLDSRKFGNDEIGIFNGADAAINAIFSCFGEKDQIFLTTNPTFGYYSPCAEIRGMKKISCSYIGENFLFPIEEFKEKMIKHNPKLIFICNPNNPTGTVLSSHEIINLANINNDSLIVVDELYEKFNGDSLLESIDFEKNKNILIIQSLSKTAGLAGLRIGFTFGNKSLIQYINKVTGPYEVNSFAITAALAALKDKSYIDNYVLEVKKAREWILNKFKSTNIRTHFSGGNYFLIWPKKDPKILIKQMREKGILIRSMENKKDIGNSIRVSIGTKEQMIFFWDTYKILDLKN, via the coding sequence ATGAATGATTTTAATCCATTAAATAATCTTTTCCCAAAACCAAGAGAAGAAATAATAAATATGCAGTCTTACTCTGCACCTTTAGAAAATAGAAGAAATTTACTCCGCTTAGACTTTAATGAAAATACTTTAGGTCCAAGTCCCAAGGTTTTAGAGGCATTACAAGCTATAAAATTAGATGAGATTTCAATTTATCCAGAATATAATTTTTTAAAAAAATTTTTATGTGATAAATATCTTGATTCAAGAAAATTTGGTAATGATGAAATCGGAATTTTCAATGGAGCAGATGCAGCAATAAATGCAATTTTCAGTTGCTTTGGAGAAAAAGATCAGATATTTCTAACCACAAATCCAACTTTTGGTTACTATTCTCCTTGTGCAGAAATCCGAGGAATGAAAAAAATAAGTTGTTCTTATATTGGAGAAAATTTTCTATTCCCCATCGAAGAATTTAAGGAAAAAATGATAAAGCATAATCCAAAGTTAATATTTATTTGCAATCCAAATAATCCAACAGGAACTGTTCTAAGCTCTCATGAAATAATTAATTTAGCCAATATCAATAACGATTCATTAATAGTTGTTGATGAACTATATGAAAAATTTAATGGAGATAGTCTTCTTGAATCGATAGATTTTGAAAAGAATAAAAATATACTAATAATCCAATCTCTTTCAAAAACTGCAGGACTAGCTGGTTTAAGAATTGGTTTTACTTTTGGCAATAAAAGTTTAATTCAGTACATTAATAAAGTTACAGGACCATATGAAGTAAACAGCTTTGCTATAACAGCTGCATTAGCAGCACTTAAAGACAAATCATATATTGATAATTATGTTTTAGAAGTAAAAAAGGCGAGGGAATGGATTTTAAATAAATTTAAATCAACAAACATCAGAACTCACTTTAGTGGAGGTAATTATTTTTTAATTTGGCCAAAAAAAGATCCTAAAATCTTAATAAAACAGATGAGAGAAAAAGGTATTCTTATTAGAAGTATGGAAAACAAAAAAGATATCGGTAATTCTATAAGGGTTAGTATTGGAACTAAAGAACAAATGATTTTTTTCTGGGACACTTACAAGATATTAGATTTAAAAAATTAA
- the argS gene encoding arginine--tRNA ligase, translating to MLIIFKELTKQFEQSLLESLKKNDKKGEFAILSKNLITQSSKEEFGDYQCNVCLSLSKIYKKNPRDISNDFINLLNKNKSIAKLCKSLEIAGPGFINIKLKDEVLINEIKSNIQCNRAGIPLIRKDLDSGLSNKVIVDFSSPNIAKEMHVGHLRSTIIGDSISRIFELRGYEVLRLNHVGDWGTQFGMLITQLKDLYSNDLEEIGKIKISDLVEFYKESKKRFDNESEFQKRSREEVVKLQSGDIKSIKAWKLLCDQSRKEFDEIYKNLKIKIEERGESFYNPFLKSVIDDLNLEKILVEDQGAKCVFLDGMTNKEGKPLPLIIQKKDGGFNYATTDLAAIRYRFNKPPNGDDASRIIYVTDHGQANHFAGVFQVAKKAKWIPENCQVDHVPFGLVQGIDGKKLKTREGETIRLKDLLNEAVRRAKEDLLKRLEDEDRYETEEFIANTSRIIGLGAVKYADLSQNRITNYQFSFDKMLSLNGNTAPYLLYTLVRILGIKRKNDFVYESKDFQYVNYEHKSEWKLIRKLHRFDEVIISIEKDLMPNRLCNYLFELCQTFNRFYDQVPILKEEKNTKISRLNLCDLTAKTLKLSLELLGIETLERM from the coding sequence ATGCTAATCATTTTTAAAGAATTAACAAAACAATTTGAACAATCTCTTTTAGAAAGTCTCAAAAAAAATGATAAAAAAGGAGAATTCGCAATTCTTAGCAAGAATTTAATTACACAATCATCAAAAGAGGAATTTGGTGATTATCAATGTAATGTTTGTTTAAGTTTATCTAAAATATATAAAAAGAACCCAAGAGATATTTCTAATGATTTTATTAACCTTTTAAATAAAAATAAAAGCATAGCAAAATTATGTAAGAGTCTAGAAATAGCTGGACCTGGATTTATAAATATAAAATTAAAAGATGAGGTTCTAATAAATGAAATTAAGTCAAATATTCAATGCAATAGGGCTGGCATACCTCTAATTAGAAAAGATTTAGATAGTGGTTTGTCCAATAAAGTTATTGTAGATTTTTCTAGCCCTAATATTGCTAAAGAAATGCATGTAGGGCATTTAAGATCAACAATAATAGGTGACTCAATATCTAGAATTTTCGAGTTAAGAGGTTATGAAGTATTAAGACTCAATCATGTTGGTGATTGGGGAACACAATTTGGCATGCTTATTACTCAGCTTAAAGATTTATATTCAAATGATCTAGAAGAAATAGGAAAGATCAAGATAAGTGATTTAGTTGAATTTTATAAAGAATCAAAAAAAAGATTTGATAACGAATCTGAATTCCAAAAAAGATCTAGAGAGGAAGTAGTTAAGTTACAAAGTGGAGATATTAAATCGATTAAAGCTTGGAAATTATTATGTGATCAATCAAGGAAAGAATTTGATGAAATCTATAAAAATTTAAAAATAAAAATAGAAGAAAGAGGTGAATCTTTTTATAATCCCTTCTTAAAATCAGTTATTGATGATTTGAATTTAGAAAAAATATTAGTAGAAGATCAAGGAGCAAAATGTGTATTTTTAGATGGTATGACTAATAAAGAAGGCAAACCTTTACCGCTAATTATTCAAAAAAAAGATGGAGGTTTTAATTATGCCACCACAGATCTTGCTGCTATAAGATACAGATTTAATAAACCTCCTAATGGCGATGATGCTTCAAGAATTATTTATGTAACTGATCATGGGCAAGCAAATCATTTTGCTGGAGTTTTTCAAGTTGCAAAAAAAGCAAAATGGATCCCAGAAAATTGTCAAGTAGACCATGTCCCTTTTGGTTTAGTTCAAGGAATTGATGGCAAAAAACTAAAGACAAGAGAAGGTGAAACAATACGCCTAAAAGATTTATTAAATGAAGCAGTTAGAAGAGCAAAAGAAGATTTATTGAAAAGATTAGAAGATGAAGATCGTTATGAGACGGAAGAGTTTATAGCAAATACTTCAAGAATTATTGGATTAGGAGCTGTTAAGTATGCAGATTTAAGTCAAAATAGGATTACTAATTATCAATTTAGTTTTGATAAAATGCTTTCCCTTAATGGTAATACTGCTCCTTATTTGTTATATACACTTGTAAGAATTTTAGGAATTAAAAGAAAAAATGATTTTGTTTATGAATCTAAAGATTTTCAGTACGTAAATTATGAACATAAATCTGAGTGGAAACTTATCAGAAAATTACATAGGTTCGATGAAGTCATAATTTCTATTGAAAAAGACTTAATGCCAAATAGATTATGCAATTATCTATTTGAGCTATGTCAGACTTTTAATAGATTCTATGATCAAGTTCCAATCCTCAAAGAAGAAAAAAATACAAAAATCTCTAGGCTTAATTTATGTGACCTAACTGCAAAAACACTAAAATTAAGCTTAGAGCTTTTAGGAATTGAAACTTTAGAAAGAATGTAA
- the nadC gene encoding carboxylating nicotinate-nucleotide diphosphorylase produces MDLNTPIISKIIDNWIDEDIGRGDLTSSSITEENGHAYWIAKEEGIFCGVEIIKEIFRKIDLKISPKFNISDGDKFVKDQKLLEIYGPSKSLLASERISLNIAMHLSGISTYTKNLTDKLEGTNIKLADTRKTTPGLRIFEKYAFKCGGGVNHRMGLYDAAMIKENHIAWTDNLKNAVQNIRLNSPFTTHIIIEAENIDQAKEAVLAGADSVLLDELSPEIIKKNVQELRELSINSLQKEVNKNLIIEVSGINPQEISKYLIKGIDLISTSSSITKSNWIDLSMRYIN; encoded by the coding sequence GTGGATTTAAATACTCCAATAATAAGTAAAATCATTGATAATTGGATCGATGAAGATATAGGTAGGGGAGATCTTACAAGTTCCTCTATTACAGAAGAGAATGGTCATGCATATTGGATTGCAAAAGAAGAGGGTATATTCTGCGGGGTTGAAATTATAAAAGAAATTTTTAGAAAAATTGATTTAAAAATCAGTCCAAAATTTAATATCTCTGATGGAGATAAATTTGTTAAAGATCAAAAACTCTTAGAAATATATGGGCCTTCAAAAAGTTTACTCGCTAGTGAAAGGATCAGCTTAAATATAGCAATGCATTTATCTGGAATATCAACATATACAAAGAATCTTACAGATAAATTAGAAGGCACAAATATAAAATTAGCAGATACTAGGAAAACGACTCCTGGCTTAAGAATATTTGAAAAATATGCATTCAAATGCGGAGGTGGGGTGAATCATAGAATGGGATTATACGATGCTGCTATGATCAAAGAAAATCATATTGCATGGACAGATAATCTTAAGAATGCAGTACAAAATATTCGCCTAAATTCGCCTTTTACAACTCATATCATAATTGAAGCTGAAAATATCGACCAGGCAAAAGAAGCAGTATTAGCAGGAGCGGATAGTGTCTTATTAGATGAACTTAGTCCTGAAATAATCAAAAAAAACGTTCAAGAATTAAGAGAGTTATCAATTAATAGTCTCCAAAAAGAAGTCAATAAAAATTTGATAATAGAAGTTTCTGGAATAAACCCTCAAGAAATTAGTAAATATCTAATAAAAGGTATTGATTTGATTTCAACAAGTTCTTCAATCACCAAAAGTAATTGGATTGATTTGAGTATGCGTTATATTAATTAA
- the mnmE gene encoding tRNA uridine-5-carboxymethylaminomethyl(34) synthesis GTPase MnmE codes for MDSIVTTEDTIAAIASAISIGKGGVAIIRVSGKDAINSCKKIVQTKSKYAWESHRVFRGFIQENKQNKFIDEVLILVMKSPNSFTGEDVVELHCHGGIIIVNKVLKILLSSNSRVRLANPGEFSQRAFLNGKIDLTQAESINQLINASNTRSAELAFSGVQGEIKKKIDDIKNDLINQLCEIEARVDFEEDFTDFDYTKYLKNIIKVKEKIELLIENAKRNSYIHNGISIALIGKTNVGKSSLLNLLAKKEKAIVTNIHGTTRDVIEVNLTINDIPMKIIDTAGIRETHEQIESIGIKKSFGKIKESDFIIYIYSLEEGFNEEDKKIIQEIPKEKLITILGNKKDLIDCKNINSNELKNTILMSIKNNDGERLLIDTIIKKCGLKQVENINIFLNERHLTNLSACLSNLNDTDEIIEHKLPFDLLSIELRDGIQNLSKITGQELTEELLDNIFSKFCIGK; via the coding sequence ATGGATTCGATAGTTACTACAGAAGATACGATAGCCGCAATTGCTTCAGCTATAAGTATTGGGAAGGGAGGAGTTGCGATAATAAGAGTATCAGGGAAAGACGCAATAAATTCTTGCAAAAAGATTGTTCAAACTAAATCTAAATATGCATGGGAATCACATAGGGTTTTTCGTGGTTTTATTCAGGAAAATAAACAAAATAAATTTATAGATGAGGTTTTAATTTTAGTGATGAAATCCCCAAATAGCTTCACAGGAGAGGATGTAGTTGAACTTCATTGCCATGGCGGAATTATCATAGTAAATAAAGTTTTAAAGATATTATTATCTAGTAATTCTAGAGTTAGACTTGCAAACCCAGGAGAATTTAGTCAAAGAGCTTTTCTTAATGGGAAAATAGACCTTACTCAAGCCGAGTCGATTAATCAATTAATTAATGCAAGCAATACCAGATCAGCAGAGTTAGCCTTTAGCGGGGTTCAAGGAGAAATAAAGAAAAAAATTGATGATATTAAAAATGACCTTATTAATCAACTTTGCGAAATAGAAGCAAGAGTTGATTTTGAAGAAGACTTCACAGATTTTGATTACACCAAATATCTAAAAAACATTATAAAAGTCAAAGAAAAAATAGAATTACTAATAGAAAATGCAAAAAGAAATTCATATATTCACAATGGAATATCCATTGCGCTTATAGGTAAAACAAATGTTGGTAAAAGCTCTTTATTAAATTTGCTTGCAAAAAAAGAGAAAGCAATCGTAACTAATATTCATGGAACAACTAGAGATGTTATTGAAGTTAATTTAACTATTAATGATATTCCAATGAAAATAATTGATACTGCTGGCATAAGAGAAACTCATGAACAAATTGAAAGTATTGGAATTAAAAAAAGTTTTGGGAAAATAAAAGAGTCAGATTTTATAATTTATATTTATAGTCTTGAAGAAGGATTTAATGAAGAAGACAAAAAAATAATACAAGAAATTCCCAAAGAAAAATTAATTACTATTTTGGGTAATAAAAAAGATTTAATTGATTGCAAAAATATTAATTCAAATGAGTTAAAAAACACAATTCTTATGAGTATTAAGAATAATGATGGTGAAAGATTATTAATAGACACAATTATAAAAAAATGCGGATTAAAACAAGTAGAAAATATCAATATATTTTTAAACGAAAGACATCTAACAAATTTGTCTGCTTGCTTATCTAATTTAAATGATACTGATGAAATAATTGAACATAAATTGCCATTTGATTTGTTATCAATTGAACTGAGAGATGGAATTCAAAACTTATCTAAAATAACTGGTCAAGAATTAACAGAGGAACTTCTAGATAATATTTTTTCTAAGTTTTGTATTGGTAAATAA
- a CDS encoding DUF2062 domain-containing protein, producing the protein MRFKRDITYKKILSLFRSQNGSPFFNAKGLAIGVFSGCFPFFGFQTLIGVFFAKIAKGNIVLAAIGTWISNPFTYIPLYYFNYKVGSIFLNNPSNKILEKSLVTDDLWKQGRIFSLKLLLGSSCVGILLAFICGSIVFFIYKIKSKR; encoded by the coding sequence ATGAGATTTAAAAGAGATATTACCTATAAGAAAATTCTATCATTATTTAGGAGCCAGAATGGAAGTCCTTTCTTTAATGCTAAAGGTTTAGCTATAGGTGTATTTAGTGGTTGCTTTCCTTTTTTTGGTTTTCAGACTTTAATCGGAGTATTTTTTGCGAAAATAGCTAAGGGAAATATTGTTCTAGCTGCAATTGGTACCTGGATCAGCAACCCTTTTACTTATATTCCACTTTATTATTTTAACTATAAAGTTGGTTCGATTTTTTTAAATAATCCTTCTAATAAAATTCTTGAAAAAAGTTTAGTTACTGATGACTTATGGAAACAAGGTAGAATTTTTTCCCTAAAATTACTCTTAGGTTCATCTTGTGTAGGTATTTTATTAGCTTTTATTTGCGGCAGTATTGTTTTCTTTATCTACAAGATAAAAAGTAAAAGATAG
- a CDS encoding bifunctional (p)ppGpp synthetase/guanosine-3',5'-bis(diphosphate) 3'-pyrophosphohydrolase, which translates to MSEAAANSKEKNEIEVSKTILPKNKKYESESLNYQINIPDWLLKDIQNFEKSNKENEENQNLIVKAFKHAYKAHDGQFRASGEPYIIHPVAVANLLKEIGASSSVIAAGLLHDVVEDTGIDLSEIETNFGLEVKILVEGVTKLGGIHFNNRTEAQAENLRKMFLAMASDIRVVLVKLADRLHNMRTIEWLNDEKKLRIARETREIYAPLANRLGINRFKWELEDLAFKFLEPKEYLDLKDQIAVKRSDREKRLKVTLNLMKENLISAGLKNFEITGRPKHLYGIWSKMERQQKHFHEIYDVAALRIIVDNSDSCYRALAVVHDTFKPIPGRFKDYIGLPKPNGYQSLHTSVIGRHRPIEVQIRTTSMHQIAEYGIAAHWQYKEGGSPAKSNAERFNWLRQLVEWQQEGNERDHNDYLASIKEDLFDEEVFVITPKGDVVGLRKGSTAIDFAYRIHSEVGNHCNGIRINEKLSPLSTALQNGDFIEILTSNNATPSLDWLNFVVTPTAKNRIRQWYKKSHRDETIKRGRDLLEKEVGRNGFEALLSSEAMKKVANRCNLKTTEDLLASLGFGGLTLHQVLNRLREEIKLQTEDVKNDSDFEIAKSLKSNNNLSTNQSNTAAKSPISGIEGLDYRIGKCCSPLPGEDIIGTVSLGNHGITIHREDCENVIPIPIERRLPVGWNQDNKTGDNKFPIQLRIEVIDRVGVLKDILMRLSDKGINVSDANVKTAYGKPAIINLCVGLESYNQLHKTIEQIKSMADVLDIARVGQS; encoded by the coding sequence ATGTCCGAGGCAGCTGCAAATTCAAAAGAAAAAAACGAAATTGAAGTTTCCAAAACTATTTTGCCTAAAAATAAAAAATATGAAAGTGAATCTTTGAATTATCAAATAAACATTCCCGATTGGCTTCTTAAAGATATTCAGAATTTTGAAAAATCAAATAAAGAAAATGAAGAGAATCAAAACCTTATAGTAAAGGCTTTTAAACATGCTTATAAAGCTCATGATGGACAATTCCGTGCGAGCGGCGAGCCATACATTATCCACCCGGTTGCTGTTGCAAATCTCCTTAAAGAAATAGGTGCTAGTTCATCTGTTATTGCTGCAGGCCTTTTACATGATGTAGTTGAAGATACTGGCATTGATTTATCCGAAATAGAAACAAATTTTGGATTAGAAGTAAAAATACTTGTAGAGGGTGTAACAAAATTAGGAGGCATTCACTTTAACAACAGGACTGAAGCACAAGCTGAAAATCTTAGGAAAATGTTTTTGGCTATGGCCAGCGATATCAGAGTTGTCTTAGTTAAACTTGCAGACCGACTTCATAACATGAGAACAATTGAATGGCTAAATGATGAGAAAAAACTAAGAATAGCGAGAGAAACAAGAGAGATTTATGCACCATTAGCTAATCGACTAGGAATAAACAGATTTAAATGGGAATTAGAAGATTTAGCTTTTAAATTCCTAGAGCCTAAAGAATATCTAGATCTTAAAGATCAAATCGCCGTTAAAAGAAGTGATAGAGAAAAAAGATTAAAAGTAACTTTGAATCTTATGAAGGAAAACTTAATTTCAGCAGGTTTGAAAAATTTTGAAATAACAGGAAGGCCAAAACATCTTTATGGAATCTGGAGCAAAATGGAAAGACAACAAAAGCATTTTCACGAGATTTATGATGTTGCTGCCCTAAGAATTATCGTGGACAATTCAGATAGTTGTTATAGAGCTTTAGCAGTTGTTCATGATACTTTCAAACCAATTCCAGGTAGATTTAAAGACTATATAGGATTACCAAAACCCAATGGATATCAATCCTTACACACTTCTGTGATTGGAAGACATCGACCTATTGAAGTTCAAATTAGAACTACTTCGATGCATCAAATTGCCGAATATGGTATTGCCGCTCATTGGCAATATAAAGAGGGTGGTTCTCCTGCTAAAAGTAATGCCGAGAGATTTAATTGGCTAAGACAATTAGTAGAATGGCAACAAGAAGGTAATGAAAGGGATCATAATGATTATTTAGCTTCAATTAAAGAAGATTTATTTGATGAAGAAGTATTTGTAATCACTCCAAAAGGAGATGTTGTTGGTTTAAGGAAAGGATCTACCGCGATAGATTTCGCCTACAGAATCCATTCTGAAGTTGGAAATCACTGTAATGGAATAAGAATTAATGAAAAGCTTTCTCCATTATCTACAGCACTTCAAAATGGTGACTTCATAGAAATTTTGACAAGTAATAATGCTACTCCAAGCTTGGATTGGCTGAACTTTGTAGTTACGCCAACTGCTAAAAATAGAATTCGCCAATGGTATAAGAAAAGCCATCGTGATGAAACGATTAAAAGAGGTAGAGATTTACTTGAAAAAGAAGTAGGTAGAAACGGTTTTGAAGCATTACTTTCTAGTGAAGCCATGAAAAAAGTTGCAAATCGATGCAATTTAAAAACTACTGAAGACCTTCTTGCATCTCTTGGTTTTGGTGGTTTAACTTTGCATCAAGTATTAAACAGACTAAGAGAAGAAATAAAATTACAGACAGAAGATGTAAAAAATGATTCTGACTTTGAAATAGCAAAATCTCTTAAAAGTAATAATAATTTATCCACTAATCAATCTAATACAGCAGCTAAATCACCAATTTCCGGGATAGAAGGTCTTGATTACAGAATAGGTAAATGCTGTTCCCCACTCCCAGGCGAGGATATTATCGGAACTGTGTCGCTCGGCAACCATGGGATAACTATACATAGGGAAGATTGTGAAAATGTAATACCAATTCCAATAGAAAGAAGATTACCTGTCGGTTGGAATCAAGATAATAAAACTGGCGATAATAAGTTTCCAATTCAGCTACGAATAGAAGTAATTGATCGAGTTGGAGTTCTTAAAGATATTCTTATGCGGTTATCTGATAAAGGTATAAACGTTAGTGATGCCAATGTTAAAACTGCTTATGGTAAACCAGCTATTATAAATCTTTGTGTAGGTCTTGAAAGTTATAATCAACTTCACAAAACAATTGAACAAATTAAATCCATGGCAGATGTTTTAGATATTGCCAGAGTTGGACAAAGTTAA